A stretch of the Plodia interpunctella isolate USDA-ARS_2022_Savannah chromosome Z, ilPloInte3.2, whole genome shotgun sequence genome encodes the following:
- the LOC128682873 gene encoding nascent polypeptide-associated complex subunit alpha, muscle-specific form-like — MVLAHSPPRKAANTRPPDRNRRNLTRISETPTDIITQQSPPPLPTTTSRAGHSRSHSPRSPPPRGRAPVRSPPQRLQRIMQSPSPSTSHGAPTSPSPLRTPPPQLPRPRSSFSPPATPSRGYMSPPSTPASRRGSMSRVGEDIPASWESLSLQSDITPALVYSPSSTLTPAPANLPPSAATPALTHPQPTQSKVVTQPLSVAIAAATVAPQATPAPTFPTALQATLSFISDSAKEIIAKISEGKSVTSGNKKRIKELAQSIMGAVEGSRNETPPELPKPVSDAVLHAIRETIRDELKGHAPTHVPTPYPAPLPTSTPPAPQSRSFATVAATSPPKRPSPMPRTQPAIIIKAKEAGDKQPDVYSEWRKNITFRNTTFAPSKVRTLRNNTVKVNFDNAAQRDETLARVNEVPGIVAEKSKLRKPLIILKGVSKETNKDELLEIVASQNQVAAGDLRLCFLLKNRSENLYNAVLEVAPAIRRAFVEEGRVNVEHQRVHVADFSRFVQCRKCLQFGHTGNKCSADFYPCGHCGSATHHITTCPYRTDATKMTCYNCKKANSTNTKHSALDAKSCPKILNALKSLNDTTDYGY; from the coding sequence ATGGTCTTAGCCCACTCACCTCCGCGTAAGGCGGCCAATACTCGCCCCCCAGACAGGAACCGTAGGAACCTCACCCGCATCTCCGAGACTCCTACGGACATTATCACACAACAGAGTCCCCCGCCGCTACCCACCACCACCTCTAGAGCGGGGCACTCACGCTCTCACTCCCCGCGATCACCCCCGCCCAGGGGAAGGGCCCCTGTACGTTCACCTCCCCAGCGACTCCAGCGAATCATGCAGTCACCATCACCGTCCACTTCTCACGGTGCTCCCACCTCCCCGTCGCCCCTGCGGACGCCCCCACCCCAGTTGCCCCGACCGAGATCATCTTTCTCCCCCCCCGCAACCCCTTCTCGGGGATACATGTCGCCACCTAGCACTCCGGCCAGCAGGCGTGGGTCGATGAGCCGTGTGGGGGAGGATATCCCGGCGTCCTGGGAATCACTCTCACTGCAGTCGGATATCACCCCCGCACTCGTTTACTCTCCCTCGTCTACCCTCACCCCCGCGCCGGCGAACTTGCCGCCCTCGGCTGCTACACCGGCGCTGACGCACCCCCAGCCCACCCAAAGCAAAGTTGTGACTCAGCCTCTCTCAGTCGCAATCGCGGCGGCGACGGTCGCCCCGCAAGCGACACCAGCCCCCACCTTCCCCACCGCGCTCCAAGCGACACTCTCCTTTATCTCAGACTCGGCCAAGGAAATCATCGCCAAGATTTCCGAGGGCAAGAGCGTGACCAGCGGTAATAAGAAGCGCATAAAGGAGCTGGCGCAATCTATCATGGGCGCGGTGGAGGGGTCCCGAAATGAGACTCCGCCCGAGCTCCCGAAGCCGGTTTCGGACGCGGTCCTCCATGCCATCCGGGAGACTATTAGGGACGAACTAAAGGGACATGCGCCTACTCATGTTCCCACTCCCTACCCCGCCCCTCTACCTACCTCAACCCCCCCAGCCCCCCAGTCGAGGTCCTTCGCGACGGTAGCTGCCACCTCTCCACCCAAACGTCCTTCGCCAATGCCTCGTACCCAGCCGGCTATAATCATCAAGGCCAAGGAGGCCGGCGACAAACAACCGGATGTCTATAGCGAGTGGCGCAAAAACATCACGTTCAGAAACACCACATTCGCTCCCTCGAAAGTGCGCACCTTGCGCAACAATACGGTGAAGGTCAATTTCGACAACGCCGCGCAGAGGGATGAGACATTGGCGAGGGTCAACGAAGTCCCGGGTATAGTCGCGGAGAAATCCAAACTCAGGAAACCCCTCATCATCCTAAAAGGCGTGAGCAAGGAGACAAACAAGGACGAGCTGTTGGAGATCGTTGCCAGCCAAAATCAAGTGGCTGCCGGCGACCTTCGACTATGTTTCCTTCTTAAAAACCGCAGTGAGAACCTTTATAACGCGGTACTGGAGGTAGCCCCCGCAATTCGACGCGCGTTTGTCGAAGAGGGTCGCGTGAATGTGGAGCATCAGAGGGTGCACGTGGCGGATTTCAGCCGCTTTGTACAATGCCGCAAATGCCTGCAGTTTGGACACACAGGCAACAAATGCTCGGCTGACTTCTACCCGTGCGGCCACTGCGGCTCCGCTACGCACCACATCACTACGTGCCCATACAGAACAGACGCAACTAAGATGACCTGCTACAACTGTAAAAAAGCAAACAGCACCAACACCAAACACTCCGCCCTCGACGCTAAATCTTGCCCCAAAATCCTCAACGCCTTAAAATCCCTCAACGACACAACCGACTATGGTTATTAG
- the LOC128683161 gene encoding uncharacterized protein LOC128683161 — protein sequence MSVESLVEDSVPRLRRLKRGREREEGPSTEMPAPKVVARRGRPKSALSADARKGQAAARRDEAEKVVAQLTSEAEALRETQAASPAEEALEDQAAAYCKVIREIAARSGNLKGTFQKGLKDAAASLERIVSVLGSRSASEEAERLRAVNRRMELKVSALEKEMAEFKAAIEKERAERAAQVPAPLGGLRQEETEGLKRLILTTVGPLVNARFEGIQGRLLPKKNVRPALAADKRRALANERLAASVADMVDESDTEVEEVPAPTPTPVSRTAIWRKAPSQPAPEPVPGKGKGKGKKSRKDRKNGKDASPASGQVSEPVASTSTAPPPRAPPRRVAVDGPSYAGVTASPDLSRAPRPAPRSAPPCHVRVLQPAPGPVEQPLRQVPIRGGARRPPPAAAAPSHETRIAASRSTKTQLRMPRLRPPRSAAVLLKVQADAEKRGTTYVQILDLAREKVDLGALGISGVKFKRAATGARILEIAGADRDNKADQLAAKLREVLDPQTVEVSRPQKSADLRVLELCDSATPQLVRQAIARVGQCPESEIRVGDIKEEHAGTRTAWVRCPVAAAKRLTASGAKLLVGWVSAKVKLLPTRPMQCYRCLEIGHVSQRCTAEADRSLLCYRCGELGHKAAVCNAAPKCVLCVGAGKPTGHRAGSAACPSARRRRGGRRGAPEATAQAQPALAAQSAEAMETGASE from the coding sequence atGAGCGTGGAGAGCTTAGTGGAGGACTCGGTCCCCCGATTGCGGCGCCTGAAGAGGGGTCGTGAAAGGGAGGAAGGACCTAGTACAGAAATGCCGGCGCCTAAAGTGGTGGCGCGGCGAGGGCGTCCCAAGTCGGCGCTGTCCGCTGACGCCCGCAAGGGTCAGGCGGCGGCACGACGAGACGAGGCAGAAAAAGTAGTGGCGCAGTTGACCAGTGAGGCCGAAGCGCTGAGAGAGACGCAGGCGGCGAGCCCTGCGGAGGAGGCTCTTGAGGACCAGGCCGCAGCGTATTGTAAAGTGATACGCGAAATTGCGGCCCGATCGGGTAACCTCAAGGGCACCTTCCAAAAGGGCCTGAAGGATGCTGCCGCGTCGCTCGAGAGAATTGTGTCGGTCTTGGGCTCCAGATCGGCGAGTGAGGAGGCCGAAAGGCTCCGCGCTGTTAACCGGCGTATGGAGCTTAAGGTCTCCGCATTGGAAAAAGAAATGGCGGAGTTCAAGGCCGCCATTGAAAAAGAGCGAGCAGAGCGGGCGGCGCAAGTGCCGGCTCCGCTAGGCGGCCTCCGGCAGGAGGAGACGGAGGGGCTAAAGCGCCTCATCCTCACTACAGTAGGCCCCTTGGTCAATGCCAGGTTTGAGGGAATTCAGGGCCGTCTCCTGCCGAAGAAGAACGTGCGGCCGGCGCTTGCTGCTGATAAACGCCGAGCATTGGCGAACGAAAGGCTGGCTGCCTCGGTGGCCGACATGGTGGACGAATCTGACACCGAGGTGGAGGAGGTGCCGGCGCCGACGCCGACGCCGGTAAGCCGGACCGCCATATGGAGGAAGGCTCCTTCTCAACCGGCTCCCGAGCCTGTGCCCGGTAAGGGAAAGGGCAAAGGGAAAAAGAGCCGGAAAGACAGGAAGAATGGGAAGGATGCTTCTCCAGCATCCGGACAAGTGTCGGAGCCAGTGGCCTCGACGTCCACGGCCCCGCCTCCACGAGCACCGCCTCGTAGGGTGGCTGTAGATGGGCCATCCTATGCGGGGGTAACCGCATCACCAGACCTATCGCGGGCCCCACGACCCGCGCCCCGTTCTGCACCGCCTTGTCATGTGCGTGTGTTGCAACCTGCCCCTGGGCCAGTGGAGCAACCCTTGAGGCAGGTGCCAATTAGGGGGGGTGCGCGCAGGCCACCACCCGCTGCCGCTGCCCCAAGCCACGAGACGCGGATTGCCGCCAGCAGGTCGACAAAGACCCAGCTCCGGATGCCAAGGCTCCGCCCTCCGCGATCCGCTGCGGTGCTTTTAAAGGTTCAAGCGGACGCGGAAAAGCGCGGAACCACCTATGTCCAGATCCTGGATCTGGCCCGGGAGAAGGTGGACCTCGGTGCCCTGGGTATATCCGGGGTTAAGTTTAAAAGGGCGGCTACTGGCGCTCGCATATTGGAGATTGCGGGCGCCGACAGAGATAATAAGGCCGACCAGCTGGCGGCCAAGTTGCGGGAGGTCCTGGATCCCCAGACTGTGGAGGTGTCCAGACCCCAGAAAAGCGCGGACCTGCGCGTGCTGGAGCTGTGCGATTCGGCCACACCTCAATTGGTGCGTCAAGCCATCGCTCGTGTAGGTCAATGCCCCGAATCCGAAATAAGGGTCGGGGATATCAAGGAGGAGCATGCGGGCACTCGCACCGCTTGGGTGAGGTGTCCCGTTGCGGCGGCCAAACGGCTGACCGCTAGTGGCGCAAAGCTCCTGGTCGGATGGGTCTCGGCAAAAGTCAAACTGTTGCCGACTAGACCCATGCAGTGTTACCGCTGCCTAGAGATAGGCCATGTGAGCCAGCGGTGCACTGCAGAGGCCGACCGGAGTCTGTTGTGCTACAGATGCGGAGAGCTAGGCCATAAGGCTGCCGTGTGCAACGCCGCCCCAAAATGCGTACTTTGCGTAGGGGCGGGCAAACCCACGGGACACCGGGCCGGAAGTGCCGCTTGCCCTAGCGCGCGTAGAAGACGAGGAGGAAGGCGGGGTGCGCCCGAGGCTACGGCCCAGGCGCAACCTGCACTTGCGGCTCAGAGCGCCGAAGCGATGGAGACGGGGGCCTCAGAATAA